A DNA window from Osmerus eperlanus unplaced genomic scaffold, fOsmEpe2.1 SCAFFOLD_715, whole genome shotgun sequence contains the following coding sequences:
- the LOC134016201 gene encoding zinc finger protein 516-like, which translates to MSSRDSGEEVMMEAQPSLEEEDMDGGEGGEASPTEAEPGEGGEDKAVAYDCNVCGRSFPFQSSLSQHMRRHTGARPYKCPYCDHRASQKGNLKVHIRSHKLGTLISHHPEEDEEGPEEEEEEGSEEVGVSEGLEGGTSPTKSSSACNRVVNGDSSEESRRKVAARGVKRERSSERRPYRCRLCGFETPREDQLLSHIEKVHITADTDDPDTPQSQGETETGGEAGGEAVGEVIQTDGTFPCETCGQVFTQAWFLKSHMKKHAGILEHCCKVCGRRFREAWFLKSHMKTHNSSKSSARSRPKVESEPPATINDVAQGPEVSLGTAGLGLSLYQICSKCGNMFHDRESLRAHEKVHSVGYIHLTQTQKHDQEDVPAAKRLLLDYLNLQPALDPSEPSKETPQLGYRIPELDPVCSYQAWQLATRGRVLQPLEVGLKSGDRNPGDEALSGAAVVYEKESSRFVLKGQERRGSARRGSASNHSPGDHTPESLSDSEYRPSSRQERRRSSQSQKSNECFECGKVFRSRHQMVVHQRVHLRRDGGGRGSSGGERAGRGDRWGSTSDPESGSPSRPSTPGYGDSPPPTSALGENGAAMGTANPGTLTDIKPYVCSLCDFVTPESSVFLSHVRLVHTPDPHTQPSPDPSPSPSSTLGGPSGYPKLKKALLQGGTHSSSSDPHPYLSARTPRDKRPSQPLSPADPLLTPVDLCVREGGQRGLAPQGKGPPSHKCSFCSHSSQYPEVLWMHQAVTHRISSTSSTLAPAWAQTAPAKGHKDKPSSRRRTGPPPVLEGKECPPLPPVVRTPRTRPPAAGAPKKDGESNAPPGAASSSSSPASSASLSSRRSSSGAAQGPRPSQRPAGGRVAEAQTSRSRPKVEMYPRASSSSSSAGSLEKSRGSSQRSSTTSSPSTVSGSGARLLDRYMLPQEGLGFMLSSKHGLAEYNRAQTSAQNHSQSKTGSFHPKSKSQSKSQSQSQSQAQSKSQSKSQAQSQSRTASRPATHSSSYGASQPHRGAHNTPSSSPVPRGGMEQEMMTETTPIDILSFLKNYNPHELAALYHRWGSANPMLDPTGMLRSLMGQGEYGCQECGKSFSQASLLRLHMRSHAGHDGVQRGSDAHTSSSSSSSSSSSTEPPKQVRDCPATASSRAEPFRKGT; encoded by the exons ATGAGCTCCAGAGATAGCGGTGAAGAGGTTATGATGGAGGCCCAGCCTAGCCTGGAGGAAGAAGAcatggatggaggagaaggaggggaggctaGCCCAACCGAGGCAGAGCCGGGAGAAGGTGGCGAAGACAAGGCTGTGGCGTACGACTGTAACGTATGCGGTCGTAGCTTCCCTTTCCAAAGCTCTCTGTCGCAGCACATGAGACGCCACACGGGGGCACGGCCTTATAAGTGCCCCTACTGTGACCACCGAGCCTCTCAGAAGGGCAATCTGAAGGTACACATCCGCAGCCACAAACTGGGCACGCTCATCAGCCACCACcccgaggaggatgaggaggggccagaggaggaagaggaggagggctcagAGGAAGTGGGCGTGTCCGAGGGCCTGGAGGGCGGCACCAGCCCCACGAAGAGCAGCTCTGCCTGTAACCGCGTGGTCAACGGCgacagctctgaggagagccGAAGGAAAGTGGCGGCAAGGGgcgtgaagagggagaggtcgTCGGAGCGGCGGCCATACCGCTGTCGCCTGTGCGGCTTCGAAACTCCGAGAGAAGACCAGCTCCTGAGCCACATCGAGAAAGTTCACATCACGGCCGACACCGACGACCCGGACACTCCCCAGAGCCAGGGGGAGACGGAGACTGGGGGGGAGGCCGGTGGGGAGGCCGTGGGGGAGGTCATCCAGACCGACGGGACTTTCCCGTGTGAGACCTGCGGCCAGGTGTTCACCCAGGCTTGGTTCCTCAAGTCCCACATGAAGAAACACGCCGGGATCCTGGAGCACTGCTGCAAGGTGTGCGGCCGTCGCTTCCGAGAGGCCTGGTTCCTCAAGTCCCACATGAAGACCCACAACAGCTCCAAGTCCTCGGCCAGGAGCAGGCCCAAGGTCGAGTCGGAACCTCCTGCCACTATCAACGACGTGGCCCAGGGCCCTGAGGTCTCTCTAGGCACGGCAGGCCTGGGCCTCAGCCTATACCAGATCTGCTCCAAGTGTGGGAACATGTTccatgacagggagagcctcagGGCCCATGAAAAGGTCCACAGTGTGGGGTACATCCACCTGACCCAGACCCAGAAGCATGACCAGGAGGACGTCCCTGCCGCTAAGAGACTCCTTCTGGACTACCTCAACCTCCAGCCAGCCTTGGACCCCTCCGAACCCTCAAAGGAGACCCCTCAGCTGGGCTACAGGATCCCTGAGCTGGACCCGGTCTGCAGCTACCAGGCCTGGCAGCTGGCCACGCGAGGCCGGGTCCTGCAGCCCCTGGAGGTGGGGCTTAAGTCCGGGGACCGGAACCCGGGTGACGAGGCCCTGTCCGGGGCGGCCGTGGTCTACGAGAAGGAGAGCAGCCGTTTCGTCCTGAAGGGCCAGGAGCGACGCGGCTCAGCCCGACGCGGCAGCGCCAGCAACCACTCCCCGGGCGACCACACCCCGGAGAGCCTGAGCGACTCGGAGTACCGTCCGTCCTCGCGCCAGGAGCGCCGCCGCTCTTCTCAGAGCCAGAAGTCCAATGAGTGCTTCGAGTGCGGGAAGGTGTTCCGGAGTCGCCACCAGATGGTCGTGCACCAGCGCGTGCACCTACGCAGGGATGGGGGTGGCCGGGGGTCGTCCGGCGGGGAGAGGGCCGGAAGGGGGGACAGATGGGGGTCTACCAGTGACCCGGAGTCTGGTTCCCCAAGTAGACCAAGCACCCCTGGTTATGGAGACTCCCCCCCGCCCACCTCAGCCCTGGGAGAAAACGGAGCCGCCATGGGTACTGCCAACCCTGGAACACTGACAG ACATCAAGCCATACGTCTGCAGCCTGTGTGACTTTGTCACCCCGGAGTCCTCCGTCTTCCTGTCCCACGTCCGCCTGGTCCACACCCCGgacccccacacccagcccagcccagaccccagccccagccccagctccaccctAGGGGGTCCAAGTGGCTACCCCAAGCTGAAGAAAGCCCTCCTCCAGGGGGggacccactcctcctcctctgacccccacccctacctctcagcCCGCACCCCCAGGGACAAGCGTCCcagccagcccctctccccggccgaccccctcctcacccccgtggacctgtgtgtcagagagggagGCCAACGGGGCCTGGCCCCCCAGGGGAAAGGCCCCCCCAGCCACAAGTGCTCTTTCTGCTCCCACAGCAGCCAGTACCCGGAGGTGCTGTGGATGCACCAGGCCGTGACCCACCGCATCAGCAGCACCTCCTCCACGCTGGCCCCCGCCTGGGCCCAGACGGCCCCCGCCAAGGGCCACAAAGACAAGCCCTCCTCCAGGCGACGCACCGGCCCCCCGCCCGTCCTGGAGGGGAAGGagtgcccccccctgccccccgtgGTCCGCACACCCCGCACCCGCCCCCCTGCGGCGGGGGCGCCCAAGAAGGACGGCGAGTCAAACGCCCCGCCCGGTGCCGCCTCTTCGTCCTCTTCGCCGGCCTCGTCCGCCTCCTTGTCCTCGCGGAGGTCGTCCTCCGGGGCTGCCCAGGGCCCGCGCCCCTCCCAGCGGCCTGCAGGGGGCAGGGTGGCAGAGGCCCAGACCTCACGCTCCAGACCCAAGGTGGAGATGTATCCCcgggcctcctcctcttcctcatctgctGGCTCCCTGGAGAAGAGCAGGGGCTCCTCCCAGCGGTCTTCCAcgacctccagccccagcacgGTGTCTGGGTCCGGGGCCCGGCTCCTGGACCGATACATGCTGCCTCAGGAGGGCCTGGGCTTCATGCTCTCCAGCAAGCACGGCCTGGCAGAGTACAACCGGGCTCAGACCTCTGCTCAGAACCACAGCCAGTCCAAGACCGGCTCCTTTCACCCCAAGTCCAAGTCCCAGTCTAAGTCTCAGTCTCAGTCCCAGTCCCAGGCCCAGTCTAAGTCCCAGTCTAAGTCCCAGGCCCAGTCCCAGTCTAGGACTGCCAGTAGGCCTGCTACCCACAGCAGCAGCTATGGTGCCTCCCAGCCACACAGGGGCGCTCACAAcaccccttcctcttctcccgtGCCCCGTGGAGGCATGGAACAAGAGATGATGACTGAGACTACTCCTATAGACATCCTCAGCTTCCTAAAGAACTACAACCCCCATGAGCTGGCGGCCCTCTACCACCGCTGGGGATCGGCCAATCCCATGCTGGATCCAACAG GGATGCTGCGTTCTCTGATGGGCCAAGGAGAGTACGGCTGTCAggagtgtgggaagagcttcagcCAAGCGAGCCTGCTCCGCCTACACATGAGGTCGCACGCAG GTCATGACGGAGTCCAACGAGGTTCGGACGCtcacacctcttcctcctcctcctcctcttcctcctcctccacagagccTCCCAAACAG gtCAGGGATTGTCCGGCCACAGCCTCCTCTCGCGCTGAGCCCTTCAGAAAAGGAACCTGA